The Streptomyces durmitorensis genome contains the following window.
AACGTGGCAGCGGAGCGGCGCTTCCCGCGCCACCATCTGGTGCGCACCTTCCTGGTCATCGGCCTCCTCGGACCGGCCATCTACATGATCTTCCCGGTGGTCGGACCGATCTTCGCCTACGGCCCGGGCACCTCGGGCACCGGCGGCGTGCAGTGGGCGGTGGCCGATCTGTGGCCGCACACACCACCGGCGGTCGGCATTCCGCACCCGGTGACGTACGACGGGATCACGCCCCGCAACTGCGTGCCCAGCCTGCACACGGCGTGGGCCACCGCCATCTTCATCCACTCCCGCAAGGGCCCACGACTTCTGCGGTACGCGGGCACGTTCTGGCTGATGGCCACGCTCGGGGCGACGCTGGGCTTCGGCTACCACTACGGCGTGGATCTCCTTGTCGGCGTGGTGTTCGCCCTCACGGTCGAGGCCGGTCTGCGCGCGCTCGACCGCGGCTGGGACCGGCAAGGCGTTCAGCTGGTCCTCTACGGCACGACGGTCTTCGCCGCGCTCCTGGTGTCCTACCGCTATCTGCCGGTGGAGATGGCCAGGCATCCTGAGGTGTCCGGACCACTTCTCGTTCTGGCCATGACTTCGGTGATCTACGCCTACGTACGGACCACCAGGCTGTGGGAGCCGAAGGCCGCACCAGCGCTCCGACCGGAGCCGCAACCCGAACTGGTCTGAAGACGCGGACGAGGCTGTTCCTTCGGCGATCAGTCGGCCGGATGCGGTCTGTTCACGGGTGGGTGGACGCCCCTAGGCTCTGCGACCTTCGTGTGCCCTGGGGGGCTCGTGAACGGTCTCCGTGCGGTCGTCGTCTGCCTGGTGATCGCGTGGGCCGCAGCCGTGTCGCCGGCCGCCGCTGTGACGCCGGCCGCTACCGCGCGGCCGGACTGGTCGGCGCTGCCGGTGCCGGCCGCGGCCCCGCCGGTGACCGTGTCCGACCTAGCCTCCTGGGGTCCGGGCGAGGCGTGGGCGACCGGTTACGAGCACGCCGCCGATGGACTGCGGCCGATGCTGTACCGGTGGGACGGCAGGGCGTGGAGCCGGGACACCGGCTCCCCCGGCGCCGGTGAGCCCGGCTGGCTCGGCAAGGTGCAGTTCGTCGGCGAGGAGGTGTGGATCTTCCACAACCGCGGGGGCGCGGGGGAGATCCTGCGCCGGTCGGCGGAAGGGTGGAGTACCGTCCCGCTGCCGCAGACCCCGCTTGTCCCCGGGCCGGACTTCCTTGCCTGGGACGGTCAGTCGTTCACCGAGTACAGCGAACCGGCGGTGGCCGGGGAGGGCGACTCCTCGGACCTGCGGCCTGCGCCCGTGCCGGGCGCCGCGACGGTGTGGTCGGTCGGCCGCGCCGCCGGTCCCGAGGGCACCTTCGCCCCGCGCATCCTGCGGTTCGGCTGAGGCGGCTTCCCGGTCAACTCGCTTCGGGCAGGGCGTGTTCGAGGAGGATCTCCGCTGCTGCCCGTGCGTGCCGGCCGTAGTCGGCTTCGTCGAGGACCATGGCCCGGCTGGCCGCGCCGTCCGCGAGGGTGACCAACTGCTCGGCGAGTGCGGCGGGTTCGCGGCAGCCCAGTCCCGCCACCAGGGCGGTGACCAGCCCTACCATCCGGAGCTTCTGTTCGCGGGCGTAGGAGTGCACCGCGCTCGCCGGGTCGGGGAACTCCGCCGCGGCATCGATGAACGGGCACCCGCGCACCGGAGCCGCGTCCGTCGCGAGCGGGCCGAAGAGTCCGAGGATCCGTTCTCGCGGCGGGATGTCCTCGCGGGTCAGCACGCTCTCCAGGGTGACTCCCGAGGTCGCGAGGTCCTGGAGGTGGGCGACCACCAGGTCGCTCTTGGTCCGGAAGTGCGCGTAGAGCGTGCGCTTGGACACCGGCGCTTCCTCGGCGACCTGCTCCATGCCGGTCGCGTTGATCCCCTGGGTCGCG
Protein-coding sequences here:
- a CDS encoding phosphatase PAP2 family protein, whose product is MVALGFLVALEIAARRYGGVPGPITNQVREVIFAPKPGPLYGGLALMMVVLTWRQRFIAAGAAIGIDAVFVLARWAVDAEVPDGHFFGNGALWVMLGCGVIAITRRTGQERVLLLKGVGLGLLLVAGRKTGDTWLLITAKTRPTVLDQYVATADHALGNPSWLAGRILKASGPVSTHVLDLVYAQLAVAAIVVALYQLRNVAAERRFPRHHLVRTFLVIGLLGPAIYMIFPVVGPIFAYGPGTSGTGGVQWAVADLWPHTPPAVGIPHPVTYDGITPRNCVPSLHTAWATAIFIHSRKGPRLLRYAGTFWLMATLGATLGFGYHYGVDLLVGVVFALTVEAGLRALDRGWDRQGVQLVLYGTTVFAALLVSYRYLPVEMARHPEVSGPLLVLAMTSVIYAYVRTTRLWEPKAAPALRPEPQPELV
- a CDS encoding TetR/AcrR family transcriptional regulator; amino-acid sequence: MSAATTTSQRRGRGGRERILVAAAHLFATQGINATGMEQVAEEAPVSKRTLYAHFRTKSDLVVAHLQDLATSGVTLESVLTREDIPPRERILGLFGPLATDAAPVRGCPFIDAAAEFPDPASAVHSYAREQKLRMVGLVTALVAGLGCREPAALAEQLVTLADGAASRAMVLDEADYGRHARAAAEILLEHALPEAS